One region of Ornithinibacter aureus genomic DNA includes:
- a CDS encoding NmrA family NAD(P)-binding protein — protein MGAALDGIRAVYHLAPNVHLDEVGMAVRLADAAAAAGTPRVVFHSVLHPDDARMPHHLRKRDAERVLRSALDDRLTILRPAAYHQNLLDQAGAGVITVPYSPDAPFSNVDLGDVAQVAAAALLNPVIGGGVHDLAGPQVLTTEEMGRQAAAALGRRVEVRRISIESWLAGPGASLPAPAREALVAMFRAYDDGGLVGDPASLLSALGALGALDRPATTWVEAVSRLP, from the coding sequence CTGGGTGCCGCCCTCGACGGCATCCGCGCGGTCTACCACCTGGCCCCGAACGTGCACCTGGACGAGGTCGGGATGGCCGTTCGCCTGGCCGACGCAGCTGCTGCAGCGGGAACTCCCCGGGTGGTGTTCCACTCGGTGCTCCATCCCGACGACGCCCGCATGCCGCACCACCTGCGCAAGCGCGATGCCGAGAGGGTGCTGCGCAGCGCGCTCGACGACCGGCTCACGATCCTGCGGCCCGCTGCGTACCACCAGAACCTGCTCGACCAGGCCGGGGCCGGGGTGATCACCGTGCCCTACTCCCCCGACGCGCCGTTCTCGAATGTCGACCTCGGTGACGTCGCGCAGGTCGCGGCGGCAGCCCTGCTGAACCCGGTCATCGGCGGTGGGGTGCACGACCTCGCCGGGCCACAGGTGCTCACCACCGAGGAGATGGGCCGGCAGGCCGCCGCGGCACTGGGGCGCCGGGTCGAGGTCCGCCGGATCAGCATCGAGTCGTGGCTGGCCGGCCCGGGAGCCAGCTTGCCCGCTCCTGCCCGGGAGGCGCTGGTCGCCATGTTCCGGGCGTACGACGACGGCGGCCTGGTGGGCGACCCGGCGTCGCTGCTGAGTGCGCTCGGTGCGCTCGGTGCGCTCGACCGACCTGCCACGACGTGGGTCGAGGCCGTGTCGCGACTGCCCTGA
- a CDS encoding hydantoinase B/oxoprolinase family protein, with amino-acid sequence MCGPMIHTAVAPPATSGSAGAHPASDLPVNPAGLPTAYEHGNRLTPQGSTVDPILVEIVQGTLASVEMEVETAIARTSRSPMIRDAHDFRAGIHDRQLRKLTGRSYSALVHPIARDFPLSEMNEGDVFFHNDVYESEGGIGHLPDLCVTVPVFHEGEVVAFVQAFGHHDDIGGAVPGSMPSNARTVFEEGLSVPPIKLWDAGVPNQAALRIMTRNSRMPDSLAADLDAECSACLMGARRLGELFARYGRDSIETAFDAILDATTQTYRREILGKIPDGTYVWEDYAEHDGVDEPQLHTQRITLTKTSTGGPGPGDGGPKLVIDFTGTGPQAKGPINHCGDYVGGNFLKKWLAPILRNLADTPERMAELDVNEGIVPLIEMRFPEKGTLLTPIYPAPTNARTFVILRLLGVLAGVVAKAVDGRMPADQETIRYTGVYGKDRDGNDYLMREVLGGGSGGRYYADGEDTIHVVPDSRNLPTEFTESRFPFIVERLGLAVDSGGAGRYRGGLGYEKQIRMLRDGHFMSIADRSILACWGVKGGKAGRPFEVTIDVGGPNERVVDALADAEPVLAGQVIRIRTTGGGGWGDPLDRPYDEVERDLRWGKVSFEGARADYGVVASGSADAVVIDVAASDAVRAGLRAKRGDQPFFDRGPGYATLSGGATSAEVDWV; translated from the coding sequence ATGTGCGGCCCCATGATCCACACCGCCGTGGCACCGCCGGCGACGTCCGGCAGCGCCGGCGCGCACCCGGCATCCGACCTGCCGGTCAACCCGGCCGGGCTGCCCACCGCCTACGAGCACGGAAACCGGCTCACGCCGCAGGGCAGCACGGTTGACCCGATCCTCGTCGAGATCGTCCAGGGCACCCTGGCCAGCGTCGAGATGGAGGTCGAGACCGCCATCGCACGCACCAGCCGCAGCCCGATGATCCGCGACGCGCACGACTTCCGCGCCGGCATCCACGACCGCCAGCTGCGCAAGCTGACCGGCCGCTCGTACTCCGCGCTCGTGCACCCGATCGCCCGCGACTTCCCGCTGTCCGAGATGAACGAGGGCGACGTCTTCTTCCACAACGACGTCTACGAGTCCGAGGGCGGCATCGGGCACCTGCCCGACCTGTGCGTCACCGTGCCCGTGTTCCACGAGGGCGAGGTCGTCGCGTTCGTGCAGGCCTTCGGTCACCACGACGACATCGGCGGGGCGGTTCCCGGCTCGATGCCGAGCAACGCGCGCACCGTCTTCGAGGAGGGCCTGTCGGTGCCGCCGATCAAGCTCTGGGATGCCGGGGTGCCCAACCAGGCCGCGCTGCGGATCATGACCCGCAACTCCCGGATGCCGGACAGCCTCGCCGCCGACCTCGACGCCGAGTGCTCGGCGTGCCTCATGGGTGCGCGCCGGCTCGGCGAGCTGTTCGCCCGGTACGGCCGCGACAGCATCGAGACCGCGTTCGACGCCATCCTCGACGCGACCACGCAGACGTACCGGCGCGAGATCCTCGGCAAGATCCCCGACGGCACCTACGTGTGGGAGGACTACGCCGAACACGACGGGGTCGACGAGCCGCAGCTGCACACCCAGCGGATCACGCTGACCAAGACCTCGACCGGTGGCCCCGGGCCCGGTGACGGCGGGCCGAAGCTCGTCATCGACTTCACCGGCACGGGCCCGCAGGCCAAGGGTCCGATCAACCACTGCGGCGACTACGTCGGCGGCAACTTCCTCAAGAAGTGGCTCGCGCCGATCCTGCGCAACCTCGCCGACACCCCCGAGCGGATGGCCGAGCTCGACGTCAACGAGGGCATCGTGCCGCTCATCGAGATGCGCTTCCCCGAGAAGGGCACACTGCTCACGCCGATCTACCCGGCCCCGACCAACGCGCGCACGTTCGTCATCCTGCGTCTGCTCGGCGTCCTCGCCGGGGTGGTCGCCAAGGCGGTCGACGGGCGGATGCCGGCCGACCAGGAGACCATCCGCTACACCGGCGTCTACGGCAAGGACCGCGACGGCAACGACTACCTCATGCGCGAGGTGCTCGGCGGCGGCTCGGGTGGGCGGTACTACGCCGACGGCGAGGACACCATCCACGTCGTCCCCGACTCGCGCAACCTGCCGACCGAGTTCACCGAGAGCCGCTTCCCGTTCATCGTCGAGCGGCTCGGGCTCGCGGTCGACTCGGGCGGAGCCGGGCGCTACCGCGGCGGCCTGGGCTACGAGAAGCAGATCCGGATGCTGCGCGACGGGCACTTCATGTCGATCGCCGACCGCTCGATCCTGGCCTGCTGGGGCGTCAAGGGTGGCAAAGCGGGTCGGCCGTTCGAGGTGACCATCGACGTCGGCGGGCCGAACGAGCGGGTCGTCGACGCACTGGCCGACGCCGAGCCGGTGCTGGCCGGGCAGGTGATCCGCATCCGCACCACCGGTGGCGGCGGGTGGGGTGACCCGCTCGACCGCCCGTACGACGAGGTCGAGCGCGACCTGCGCTGGGGCAAGGTCTCGTTCGAGGGGGCGCGGGCCGACTACGGTGTCGTCGCGTCGGGCAGCGCGGACGCGGTCGTCATCGACGTCGCCGCGTCGGATGCCGTGCGCGCCGGGCTGCGGGCCAAGCGCGGCGACCAGCCGTTCTTCGACCGTGGGCCGGGGTACGCGACCCTGTCGGGCGGCGCCACCTCCGCCGAGGTCGACTGGGTGTGA
- a CDS encoding hydantoinase/oxoprolinase family protein encodes MTTAQTSTPNRRIRVGIDTGGTFTDVVAFDEDTGELVTTKTPSTPANPADGFIAGIEKILGVLGASGTDITAVSHGTTVATNKLLEGKVERLGFITTQGYEFMLEIARQAVPDGYGNSYFWVKPPRIVEADHVRTIGGRMDFEGNELRPFDEADAVAAARWFRERGITTIGVCLLHSYANDTHELAMREVLRREHPEAVVSISSQVLREYREYERSMTTLVDAAVKPNVSRYVRNISSRLRELWEPGERSELDAVGGGHGGAEPTRGIPFYVMKSNGGVLSADEVVHQPITTVLSGPAAGALGAALIARRAGFDKVLTCDGGGTSTDVSVVLDGDPTLTTEGTVGAYPSKIPMIDVVTVGAGGGSIAWVTPEGTLKVGPQSAGADPGPLCYGKGGTEPTITDAHVVLGRIPPHLLGGEIPLDVDAARTGIRDLAARLGLDEERCATGILEISAWNQANALRQVSVKRGLDVRDFMLTTFGGSGSLLACRLVDILDLAGVVVPQNPGNVSAFGLLTVDVKNDYVQTHVARHAGLDRAAVEKVLDELTALATAALDTEGFPRERHEHVRTADLRYFGQAYEVRVPIGAGPLDEAAADAVAQRFHDEHRQLYGYDFRDDPRQQVEWVNLRVTGIGPITRPELREIAARDDAHVPESTNRSPQVRTQPALAPRSARPVCFEADAGYVTTDVYWRPDLRAGDTFHGPAVIEEFGSTVPVHPGFSVRVDAFGNLVVTKEA; translated from the coding sequence ATGACGACGGCGCAGACGAGCACTCCGAACCGGCGGATCCGCGTGGGCATCGACACCGGAGGCACTTTCACCGACGTCGTCGCCTTCGACGAGGACACCGGCGAACTCGTGACGACGAAGACCCCGAGCACGCCGGCCAACCCGGCGGACGGCTTCATCGCCGGCATCGAGAAGATCCTCGGGGTGCTCGGTGCGAGCGGCACCGACATCACCGCCGTCAGCCACGGCACGACGGTGGCGACGAACAAGCTGCTCGAGGGCAAGGTCGAGCGCCTCGGGTTCATCACCACGCAGGGCTACGAGTTCATGCTCGAGATCGCCCGTCAGGCCGTGCCCGACGGCTACGGCAACTCCTACTTCTGGGTCAAGCCCCCGCGCATCGTCGAGGCCGACCACGTGCGCACCATCGGCGGTCGGATGGACTTCGAGGGCAACGAGCTGCGCCCGTTCGACGAGGCGGATGCCGTGGCCGCCGCCCGCTGGTTCCGTGAGCGCGGCATCACCACGATCGGCGTGTGCCTCCTGCACTCCTACGCCAACGACACGCACGAGCTGGCGATGCGCGAGGTGCTGCGCCGTGAGCACCCGGAGGCCGTCGTGTCGATCAGCTCGCAGGTGCTGCGCGAGTACCGCGAGTACGAGCGCTCGATGACGACCCTGGTCGACGCGGCGGTCAAGCCGAACGTCAGCCGCTACGTGCGCAACATCAGCTCACGCTTGCGTGAACTGTGGGAACCAGGCGAGCGCAGCGAGCTCGATGCCGTCGGGGGGGGTCACGGGGGGGCGGAGCCCACCCGTGGGATCCCGTTCTACGTCATGAAGTCCAACGGTGGCGTCCTGTCGGCCGACGAGGTCGTGCACCAGCCGATCACCACCGTGCTCTCCGGGCCGGCCGCGGGGGCGCTGGGGGCGGCGCTCATCGCCCGCCGGGCCGGCTTCGACAAGGTGCTGACCTGCGACGGCGGCGGCACCTCGACCGACGTCTCGGTCGTGCTCGACGGCGACCCGACGCTCACCACCGAGGGGACGGTCGGCGCCTACCCGAGCAAGATCCCGATGATCGACGTCGTGACGGTGGGCGCCGGCGGCGGGTCGATCGCGTGGGTCACGCCCGAGGGCACCCTGAAGGTCGGCCCCCAGTCGGCCGGGGCCGACCCCGGCCCGCTCTGCTACGGCAAGGGCGGCACCGAGCCGACGATCACCGACGCCCACGTCGTGCTCGGCCGCATCCCTCCCCACCTGCTCGGTGGGGAGATCCCGCTCGACGTGGATGCCGCTCGCACCGGCATCCGCGACCTCGCCGCCCGCCTCGGGCTCGACGAGGAGCGGTGCGCCACCGGCATCCTGGAGATCTCCGCGTGGAACCAGGCGAACGCCCTGCGCCAGGTGTCGGTCAAGCGCGGACTCGACGTGCGCGACTTCATGCTGACCACCTTCGGCGGGTCGGGGTCGCTGCTCGCGTGCCGGCTGGTCGACATCCTCGACCTCGCCGGGGTCGTCGTGCCGCAGAACCCCGGGAACGTGTCGGCGTTCGGGCTGCTCACCGTCGACGTCAAGAACGACTACGTGCAGACCCACGTGGCCCGCCACGCCGGCCTGGACCGCGCCGCCGTCGAGAAGGTGCTCGACGAGCTCACCGCCCTGGCCACCGCTGCCCTCGACACCGAGGGCTTCCCCCGCGAGCGGCACGAGCACGTGCGCACGGCCGACCTGCGCTACTTCGGCCAGGCCTACGAGGTGCGGGTGCCCATCGGCGCCGGCCCGCTCGACGAGGCAGCGGCCGATGCGGTCGCGCAGCGGTTCCACGACGAGCACCGTCAGCTCTACGGCTACGACTTCCGCGACGACCCCCGCCAGCAGGTGGAGTGGGTCAACCTGCGGGTGACCGGCATCGGCCCGATCACCCGGCCCGAGCTGCGCGAGATCGCCGCACGCGATGATGCCCACGTCCCCGAATCGACCAATAGGTCACCGCAGGTACGCACCCAGCCGGCACTCGCGCCGCGCTCCGCGCGTCCCGTCTGCTTCGAGGCGGATGCCGGGTACGTCACCACCGACGTCTACTGGCGCCCGGACCTGCGGGCCGGCGACACCTTCCACGGCCCGGCCGTCATCGAGGAGTTCGGCTCCACCGTTCCCGTCCACCCCGGCTTCTCCGTGCGCGTCGACGCGTTCGGCAACCTCGTCGTCACCAAGGAGGCCTGA
- a CDS encoding flotillin family protein — MFGLEIPVALISVLGLVTLLFLLGLIIASRYKVAGPNEAFIVTGRPGKEVRNPETGIMSTDLSGQKVVMGGGVFVVPFVQRLHVLDLSSRRIMIQIRSAVSGQGVKLNLDGVAIVKVGGNEDSIRAAAQRFLTQQGEIETFTQETLAGSLRSIVGSLSVEQIIRDRAAFAQRVADEAESSLTGQGLILDTFQIQDITDDGSYLSDLGRPESARVGQTAAIAEANARQAAEQARLAAEQEIAVANRQLALKQSEIKAETDAAAATAAAAGPLAQADREQVILTEQEKVAVRQAALKERQLDTEVRKPADAERYKVEQEAEGARNAAIAEADARRQASIAAAQAEAEKARLTGEAEKSRRTALADAEAIEGERRGQADKALRVAQAEALRAEGEAQASAILATGQAEAEAMNKRADAFARYNEAAVLQMLVEALPKVAHELAAPMASIDQLTVLSTDGAGALPKQVTDNLTQTMAMLKNTTGIDIQSIVQGFGDGSPTTTTTTTERPVKGSAVSAPSAAIASTDE, encoded by the coding sequence ATGTTCGGACTCGAGATTCCCGTCGCACTCATCTCGGTACTGGGGCTGGTGACCCTGCTCTTCCTCCTGGGGCTGATCATCGCCTCGAGGTACAAGGTCGCAGGCCCCAACGAGGCGTTCATCGTCACCGGCCGCCCGGGCAAGGAGGTCCGCAACCCCGAGACCGGCATCATGTCGACCGACCTGTCGGGCCAGAAGGTCGTCATGGGTGGTGGCGTGTTCGTCGTCCCGTTCGTGCAGCGCCTGCACGTGCTCGACCTGTCCAGCCGTCGCATCATGATCCAGATCCGCAGCGCCGTGTCCGGCCAGGGCGTCAAGCTCAACCTCGACGGCGTCGCGATCGTCAAGGTCGGCGGCAACGAGGACTCGATCCGTGCCGCCGCCCAGCGCTTCCTCACCCAGCAGGGAGAGATCGAGACCTTCACCCAGGAGACCCTCGCCGGTTCGCTGCGATCCATCGTCGGCTCGCTGAGCGTCGAGCAGATCATCCGTGACCGGGCCGCGTTCGCGCAGCGGGTCGCCGACGAGGCCGAGTCCTCGCTCACCGGTCAGGGCCTGATCCTCGACACCTTCCAGATCCAGGACATCACCGACGACGGCTCCTACCTGTCCGACCTCGGTCGCCCCGAGTCCGCCCGGGTGGGCCAGACCGCGGCGATCGCCGAGGCCAACGCCCGCCAGGCCGCCGAGCAGGCCCGCCTCGCCGCCGAGCAGGAGATCGCCGTCGCGAACCGCCAGCTGGCGCTCAAGCAGTCCGAGATCAAGGCCGAGACGGATGCCGCGGCCGCCACCGCTGCCGCCGCCGGGCCGCTGGCCCAGGCCGACCGCGAGCAGGTCATCCTCACCGAGCAGGAGAAGGTGGCCGTTCGTCAGGCGGCCCTGAAGGAGCGCCAGCTCGACACCGAGGTGCGCAAGCCCGCCGACGCCGAGCGCTACAAGGTCGAGCAGGAGGCCGAGGGTGCCCGCAACGCGGCCATCGCCGAGGCCGACGCCCGGCGCCAAGCCTCCATCGCCGCCGCTCAGGCCGAGGCCGAGAAGGCGCGCCTCACCGGTGAGGCCGAGAAGTCACGACGCACCGCGCTGGCCGATGCCGAGGCCATCGAGGGTGAGCGTCGTGGTCAGGCCGACAAGGCGCTGCGTGTCGCTCAGGCCGAGGCCCTGCGCGCCGAGGGTGAGGCCCAGGCCAGCGCCATCCTCGCCACCGGACAGGCTGAGGCCGAGGCGATGAACAAGCGCGCCGACGCCTTCGCCCGCTACAACGAGGCCGCCGTGCTCCAGATGCTCGTCGAGGCCCTGCCGAAGGTCGCCCACGAGCTCGCCGCGCCGATGGCCTCCATCGACCAGCTCACGGTGCTGTCGACCGACGGCGCGGGCGCCCTGCCCAAGCAGGTCACCGACAACCTCACCCAGACGATGGCGATGCTGAAGAACACCACGGGCATCGACATCCAGAGCATCGTGCAGGGCTTCGGTGATGGCTCCCCGACCACGACAACGACCACGACGGAACGCCCCGTCAAGGGTTCGGCCGTGTCGGCGCCGTCAGCCGCTATTGCCTCGACCGACGAGTAG
- a CDS encoding carbon-nitrogen hydrolase family protein, protein MRAFTAAAVQLAPAPGPLTPESVAANLERLVDITRRCHAATGAELIVLPESATTGFTPGCSIGQLWELMSDLPGPVIDPLRAVAAELGVHLVAGTYERGPTPEIVYNSSVLVDPAGELLGVYRKTHPFCSEAVSGGGWVTPGDTVTVCDTDLGRIGMIICFDGDYPELSRIQAVKGAEVIARPSALLRSADIWELTSRARAYDNHVYVIGANAIGADPAGVLYFGNSHIVTPVGHIVAKAATHEGWVSARLDPADALASLTPGSNIGQGFDHLRDRNLDLIRRHRAELEGPAETSFPHA, encoded by the coding sequence ATGCGCGCCTTCACCGCGGCTGCCGTCCAGCTCGCGCCGGCGCCGGGGCCGCTGACGCCCGAGTCGGTGGCGGCCAACCTCGAGCGACTCGTCGACATCACCCGGCGCTGTCATGCCGCCACGGGCGCCGAGCTCATCGTGCTGCCGGAGTCGGCGACGACGGGGTTCACACCCGGGTGCTCGATCGGGCAGCTCTGGGAGCTGATGTCGGACCTGCCCGGGCCGGTCATCGACCCGCTGCGCGCCGTGGCCGCCGAGCTGGGCGTGCACCTCGTGGCGGGCACGTACGAGCGCGGCCCGACGCCCGAGATCGTCTACAACTCCTCGGTGCTGGTCGACCCGGCCGGCGAGCTGCTCGGGGTGTACCGCAAGACGCACCCGTTCTGCTCCGAGGCCGTCAGCGGCGGGGGCTGGGTCACGCCCGGCGACACGGTCACCGTGTGCGACACCGACCTCGGCCGGATCGGCATGATCATCTGCTTCGACGGCGACTACCCCGAGCTGTCGAGGATCCAGGCGGTGAAGGGGGCCGAGGTCATCGCCCGGCCGTCGGCCCTGCTGCGCTCGGCCGACATCTGGGAGCTCACGTCGCGGGCGCGGGCCTACGACAACCACGTCTACGTCATCGGCGCCAACGCCATCGGGGCCGACCCGGCGGGGGTGCTCTACTTCGGCAACTCGCACATCGTCACCCCGGTCGGGCACATCGTCGCCAAGGCGGCGACCCACGAGGGCTGGGTCTCGGCCCGGCTCGACCCCGCCGACGCGTTGGCCTCGCTGACCCCGGGATCGAACATCGGGCAGGGGTTCGACCACCTGCGCGACCGCAACCTCGACCTCATCCGGCGACACCGGGCCGAGCTCGAAGGGCCTGCGGAGACGTCGTTCCCGCACGCCTGA
- a CDS encoding SRPBCC family protein, whose protein sequence is MKISGGSTLDAPVEQVWEAIQDPAVLARCIPGCEALRTVGEDRYAMSVTAGVAAIKGTYAGEVSLHDKVAPSSLRLKATGAGAPGTIDATVMVHFAPSAGGGTDLTYDADASVGGAIGGVGQRMLAGVTKKMAGQFFTALDQDIAGVLVPAEATTALGAPVAGGAPTASGVSAAAEGVFPGRQATANANASISMDSATTFGAGALVGGLLVAIGVLIGSRLGRRH, encoded by the coding sequence ATGAAGATCTCCGGTGGTTCGACCCTCGACGCACCCGTCGAGCAGGTGTGGGAGGCCATCCAGGACCCAGCCGTGCTCGCCCGCTGCATCCCCGGGTGCGAGGCGCTGCGCACCGTCGGTGAGGACCGCTACGCGATGTCGGTCACCGCCGGGGTCGCCGCGATCAAGGGCACCTACGCCGGGGAGGTGTCCCTCCACGACAAGGTCGCGCCGAGCTCGCTGCGGCTGAAGGCCACCGGGGCCGGCGCCCCGGGAACGATCGACGCGACGGTCATGGTGCACTTCGCACCCTCGGCCGGTGGCGGCACCGACCTCACCTACGACGCCGACGCCTCGGTGGGCGGCGCCATCGGTGGCGTCGGGCAGCGGATGCTGGCCGGGGTCACGAAGAAGATGGCCGGACAGTTCTTCACCGCGCTCGACCAGGACATCGCCGGGGTGCTCGTGCCAGCGGAGGCGACGACCGCGCTCGGTGCGCCGGTCGCGGGAGGTGCGCCGACGGCATCCGGTGTGTCGGCAGCAGCCGAGGGAGTCTTCCCGGGGCGCCAGGCGACGGCCAACGCCAACGCCTCCATCTCGATGGACAGCGCCACGACCTTCGGCGCGGGCGCGCTCGTCGGTGGGTTGCTCGTCGCGATCGGCGTGCTCATCGGCAGCAGGCTCGGGCGGCGTCACTGA